TCCGATCAACCTGGTTAAAAACAGAATTATTGAAATCTTCAAATCGATCGGTTTTGCGGTAGCAGACGGTCCTGAGATTGAAGATGACTGGCATAACTTTACTGCACTGAACCTTCCGGAATACCACCCGGCAAGAGATATGCAGGATACGTTCTTCATTGAGCAGAATCCGGATATTCTTTTAAGAACGCATACTTCTTCCGTACAGACCCGTTATATGGAAGAAAATCAGCCGCCGATCAGAATCTTATCTCCGGGAAGGGTTTTCAGAAATGAAGCGATCTCTTCACGTTCTCACTGTATTTTCCACCAGATTGAAGGGTTGTACATAGATGAGAATGTAAGCTTTGCTGACCTGAAACAGACGATCCAGTTCTTTACTACTGAACTTTTCGGTAAATCTAAAATCAGAATGAGACCTTCTTTCTTCCCGTTCACAGAGCCAAGTGCTGAAATTGATGTGTATTGGGGATTGAACTCTGAAACTGATTACAGAATCACCAAAGGAACAGGATGGCTGGAAATCATGGGCTGCGGAATGGTAGACCCTGCCGTACTGAAAAATGTGAATATTGATGCTGAAAAATATTCAGGATATGCATTCGGAATGGGAATTGAAAGAATCACCATGCTGCTGTACCAGATGAGTGATATCAGAATGTTCTTTGAAAATGATATCAGAACACTGGAACAGTTCAAAACATTATAAAAAATAAACCTCCGGAGCTCCGGAGGTTTTTGTTTTTAATTACTGACCTAAGAAACAAAACGTAATTAAAAACTGATCTTATTGAAAAATTTACACGTGTCTGTTTCTTATGTCCATACTTCGGATCTGCTGTTCTGGAATTGAAGTATTGACATGCTGCAGTCTTCTTGCTGCTCTATTATAAAGACAACCGATGCTCACCATATATTACATTTAAAATAAAAAATGTCTGTAAAAAATTACAGACATTCGTAGATTAAAAAAACTAATGATCAGTTTATTTGGTAAACTTTAAAGGATACTTTACATTTTTATAGCCATCGATACTGGCTTTCAGAGATCCTACGGCAAGCTCAGCCTTAAGAAGCATCGGTACATGATTGGCGTCATTGGAAACCCACATCGTTACGCCTTCTTTTTCTTTAAATACTCTTCCGCTTTTCACTGAAGGGATAATTTTCAGACAGTTGATGGTTCCGAATTTGGTTTTTAAATTTTCTGTTCCTATGACTTTCAGCTGAAAAGGAAACATTTCATCATCTATCCAAACATTCATATTGATGATGGTACCTACTTTTAATTCATCAGGGCTTTTGCTTCGCAGATAATAGAAACATGAAAGCATATCCTGAACTCCTTTTACAGATTTCAGTACTTTGGAACCATTGGCAGGTGTTTTCTTGTCTGTTAAGATCAAAGTATTGTTATCATGATTGAAAACGGTTTCAAGATGCTGGCGATAGCTTCCCTCACGTACATTTCTTACATAGAAACTTGGTAAACCGGTCTCAGTATTGATGAAACTTTCATACAAATCTTCCACCTTGAAGAATGCTTTTACGGCTCCGGTAGTCTGCCCGGTTCCTTTCACATACAGATGCGGCACTCCTTTATAATTGGTCTTTTGGGTTGTAAGATTGGCAGTTCCTGCATTCAGAAACCCGTAATGGATTCTTAGGGTGATCGATTCGCCGTCTGCGACATTATCAATCTGGGCAGAGCCTAAAAAGAATATAAATACTGCAAAGAGGTTTAAAATTTTCTTCATAACAAGACATTTACAAAAACATTGCCAAATTTAAAATCTTCATTGATAGATATTTGACAAATCTCAGGTTTTTATTTAGAATCAATTAAATATGCTTCGCATTAAAATTAGTAAATTTGCATTTACATGTATAATTAAATTATCTTAAATTATGATAACCACTGATATATTGATCATAGGGGCGGGACCTACAGGACTTTTTGCAGTTTTTGAAGCTGGTTTATTAAAAATGAAGTGTCATATTATTGATGCACTTCCGCAGCCGGGAGGGCAATTGGCTGAACTTTATCCTAAGAAACCTATTTTCGATATTCCGGGGTATCCTTCAGTGAATGCTGGGGAATTGGTGGATAATTTAATGGAGCAGATCAAGCAGTTTCAGCCGGGGTTCACTTTGGGAGAAACAGCCGTTTCTTATACAAAAGTTGACGAAGAGTGGTTTGAAGTAGTTACAAATAAAGGAACCGTTCACCGATGTAAAGCTATTGCCATTGCAGGTGGATTGGGAACTTTTGAACCTAGAAAGCCTACTTTTGAAAATGTAGCGGATTATGAAGAAAAAGGACTTGAGTATTTCGTTAAGGAACCTGAGCACTTCAGAAACAAAAAAGTAGTAATTGCCGGAGGTGGTGATTCTGCTCTTGACTGGAGTATTTTCCTTTCTAACGTAGCCAGTGAAGTAACGCTGATCCACAGAAGAAATGAGTTCAGAGGGGCTTTGGATTCTGTAGAAAAAGTTCAGGATCTTAAAAATCAGGGGAAAATTAAATTAATTACACCTGCTGAAGTAACCGGGATCAAAGGTGATGGTAAAGTAGAAGCAATTACTGTAGAAAAAGAAGGTGAAGAAGCTTACGATATTGAAACGGATTACTTTATTCCTTTATTCGGATTGACGCCTAAGTTGGGTGAGATCGGAAACTGGGGACTGAATATAGAGAAAAATGCCATCGTCGTAAACAACGCTCTTGATTATCAAACCAATATTGACGGGATTTATGCCATCGGAGATATCAACACATATCCTGGAAAACTGAAGCTGATCCTTTGTGGTTTCCACGAAGCTACCCTGATGTGTCAGAGTGTATATAACAGACTCAATCCCGGTAAAAAATTCGTATTAAAATATACAACGGTAAGTGGAGTAGACGGATTCGACGGAAGCCGTAAAGAAGCAGAGAAGGCGGTTGTGAAAAAAATTGACTAATTTTGCAGAATTATGTCAGATATTAATATTAAAATCACCGACAGAGAAGGGGTAACCCACGATGTCGTAGCGCCTACGGATATGTCCATGAACTTAATGGAGATCATCCGTTCCTATGAATTGGCAGAAGAAGGTACGATTGGTGTATGTGGAGGAATGGCGATGTGTGCTTCATGTCAGGTTTATGTAATCAATGATCCTGGTCTGGAACCGATGGGAGATGAAGAAGATGCCATGCTTGCTGAAGCTTTCCATGTGAAAGATAACAGCCGATTAGGATGCCAGCTGCACATAGTGGATGAAATGGAGGGACTAGAAGTGGAAATTGCTCCTTATCCATAGAAGAAATATTTTTTAATCTTAATAAGAAACCCCGTCCGAATTTTTCGGACGGGGTTTTCTTTTCAATCAGGTTTCTGTATTCTTTTGTTAGAAATAATCACTGAAAGGAATAATTCCAAAATCTTTAATTGTCTCAGTATTCACTTTCCTTTTGATATCTCCATTTTCATAGGATTCCATTTCCTGTATAACTTTAAAAAGAATAAAATTGTTCCTATTTTTATCATATTTAAAAGTAATTGTTTTTTTTATTTTCATTCCGCTGGGAAGATTGGTAGAAACTGAAATAAAGGAAAAACCATTCTTTTTAATTTTTACTTCTTTAAACGGGTCTTTTTCATCTTCACTGCAAAATGAACAAGGGACAATATTTGAATTAGTCCATGAAGTTGATTTGTCTTTGTCTTTATCTTCATATAGAATTACTGTGGCTACTCTGCATACTCTCGATCCATCCTCATCATCATAGCTGCCTTTACATTTAATTTCCCGTATATAAATTTCATCCGGGATTTTATCATTATTCAGATCTCCAACATACGTTTTAAATAGGTATTGTTGTTTTTGTGCCTGGTGATTGTTATAAAGCAAACAGCAAAATAAAAAGAGTATACATTTTACAGCCATATTATTTATATTTCCTCCTTAGAAATCCATTTGCCAACCGTAGGTGCCTGATAATTCCTCATTTTTTCCAGCAGGTCATCAATACGATCACTGATCAGGAGCATATCCCTGTTTATCTGCTTTAAAAAGCCTTTGTCAACCATAGTTTGAACCAGATTGATCAGATCATTATAAAATCCGTCAATATTTAAAATGGCGATTGGTTTTTTGTGAAGGCCAAGCTGTGCCCAGGTGATCATCTCGAAAAATTCTTCCAAAGTTCCATAGCCGCCGGGAAGAACGATCACTCCATCGCAAAGCTCGCTCATTCTGGTCTTTCTCTCATGCATCGTTTCTACCAGAACCAGTTCAGTAAGGTTTTTATGAGCAATTTCTTTAGCCTGTAAAAAATGGGGTAGAACACCGGTTACTTTTCCATTTTCACTTAATGCTCCGTTGGCTACCGTTCCCATTAAACCGGTTTGAGAACCGCCGTAAATGAGTTGTATATCTTGTTTCGCTAATGTCTGACCCAGCAAAAATGCCTGTTCTTCATAAATTTTATCTGTGCCAAAGCTTGAGCCACAGAATACGGTTATACTTTTCATTTATTTACAAAAATCTTTTAAATAGTTTCTGACTCCAAAATCAGTTATGCTACCTGCTTTGTTAAAACTTGTACATGCATTATCATTCTGTCCTAACACTAAATATGATATGCCTAGTAAAACATAAGCTTCATGTACTAATGGATTAAATTCAATATCCCGTACTTTTATTCCATCTAATTTGCTAAGAGTCTCTATTGTTTTTTCAAAATTATTCTTATAAAAATATTTATTCCCAGTACTCAATATTGAATATAACTCTTTTTCTTCTTTTGTTTTTAAGTCTCCTATCCATTTTGGGAAAAATTTTTCAACAGTGATCAGCATGTCTTTTCGATATGGATTTTCAAAGTATTGTTCTGATTTTTTTAGGGCCTGAACAAATTCCGATTGATATTGCGGTGTATATGGATCAATAATTTTAATTTGAGTAATGTTATTATCTCTTGTTAACACAAATTCTGCCTTAAAATATAAATCATCACCACTATTATAGGAAGAATCAGAAATATGATTGGTTACAAAACGGTCAAATGTCTTTTCGTTATTAAATACAGGTTTAATGATTTGATTTGCAACGATTACTGTGTCGTTTTTAACGAAATTAATTTGGGGATTAAATTCTGGATTTTTTTTGGTAAAATCATTTTTTTTTAAAAAGGTATATATTTCATTACCTTCCTGAACAAGTAAATAATTTTCATCATACCAATATGTTAGCTCTCTGTCTTTCAGTTTTATTTTATCTTTTAAAAAAACGGCCTCAAACTTCTGATTATTGATTATTAATTCATTGGGTTTGATGTTATAAGAAAGAAAGATAGAATATTTACGATTATTTATTTCTAAACTTTTTCCAGTGGATGGATATACTCTATCCAAAAACCATTCTCCCATTAATTTTTGCGTTTGTGAAAAGGTTTTTAAAGAAATGAATAAACATAATATGAGAATAAGATTTTTCATGGTTCTATATTGTATTACTATATAAGAATATCCAAAATCAAAAGACTTTGGATATTCAGGATAGTTATTTTATTGTTCTATTTCTGAGGAATATTGGCTAAAATATCTTTCAGGAAGCTCCAGAATTTCTGAGCAGAAGGAATATTCGCTTTTTCTTCCGGAGAGTGTGCTCCTCTGATCGTTGGCCCGAAGCTTACCATTTCCATTTCAGGATAGTTGGCCCCGATAATCCCACATTCCAGACCTGCGTGGCAAGCTACTACGTGAGGTTTATCCCCGAACTTTTCAGTATAGATCTTCTCCATAATCTTTACAATCTCTGAACCTGGTTTTGGTTTCCATCCAGGGTAAGAACCGCTGAATACCACATTCATTCCTGCAAGCTCTGCTACAGATTTTAATTGTTCTGCTGTAGAATATTTAGAAGAATCTACTGAAGATCTTGTAAGGTTTAAAATTTTAAGCTCCCCTCCTTTTAATTCAACTCTTGCCACATTGTTGGAAGCCTCTACAAGATCTGCCACATCCGGGCTCATTCTGTAAACTCCGTTGTGAAGAGCTTTTAAAGTAAGGATCACTTTCTTGGAATCTTCTTCTGAAATGGCTTTCTCGGAAGAGGTAGAGTTCTCAATATTGATCTGAATACCTGCCTCCACAGAGGCAAATTCTTCTAAAATTTCCTTTTTAAGAACTGTAGCATCCTGAATGAATTCCTGTGCATTTCTTACAGAGATAATGGCAACAGCTTCTCTTGGGATAGCATTTCTTAATCCGCCACCATCTACAGAGATTAGTTCTACATTCTGATTTTCTATTCCTTTGTAAAGAAGTCTTCCCAGGATGATGTTTGCGTTTCCGAACCCTTTGTGGATATCCATTCCTGAGTGGCCTCCCTGTAATCCTTTCACTTCAATTCTTACAATCTGTCCTTTTGGAGCTTCTGTTGCATAGTTTTGAGTGATCGTAACATCAACACCTCCTGCACAGCCTATATCAATTTCATCATCTTCTTCCGTATCAAGATTCAAAAGGATATCTCCGGTAAGCTGTCCTGGTTTTAGACCGATAGCTCCTGTCATACCTGTTTCCTCATCGATAGTGAATAAAGCTTCCAGGGCAGGATGTGGAATATCTGAGCTTTCAAGGACAGACATGATCGTTGCTACTCCTAAACCGTTATCTGCTCCCAGGGTAGTTCCTTTTGCCTTTACCCAATCCCCATCAATTTCCATTTTGATTCCTTCTGTTTCAAAATCAAAGTTGACATCATTGTTTTTCTGGCAAACCATATCCAGGTGCGATTGCAGTACGATAGATTTACGGTTTTCCATTCCTGCAGTGGCAGGTTTTTTAATAATTACATTTCCTACTTCATCTACAGTAGTCTCAAGTCCTAAGTCTTCACCAAATCCTTTGATGAATGCAATTACTTTTTCCTCTTTTTTTGATGGTCTCGGAACTGCATTTAATTTGGAGAAGTTTTTCCAGATTATTTGCGGTTCTATATTAGATAATTCCATTGAATTTTATTTTTCCCAAATTTACAAAATAAAAAATGCTTCCGTGGGATACAGAAGCATTTTTTGTGAATTGTATAAGGATAAAGAAAGCTATGAGAACTGAAAATAAGTGTTGGTCATCTCCGCTTTCCTTACTTATTGAGGTTTTGTCTGTTTAGCATCCGCATTCACCGTAGATAGGAGTTGTGTATACGGTGCCATCCGGTTTTTCAATCGTGAGTGTACCTTCAAACAGTAAAGCTTCTTCGCCTTTTATTTTTTTACCTTTTACAGAAATCTTGTAATCATCGTTTTCTATTTCTTTGGTCAGTTCTTCATCCACTTCCATATCGCTCGATGAGATAAGGTTCATGGCCAGTCTTTTGCCGTCCAGCATCATATAAGCTGTTTTTCCGGCATCATCTGCATAGATATATCGTTCAGATTCAAAGTCTGCTTTGGTCTTGGCAAAATAGCATGAGCATTCTTTAATTTCTTTGGGAAACGGAATGGTGCCCACCAGAATATCTCCCTGTGAAGTATGGACAGTAGCAGAATCTTTCACGATTTTTGAAGAATCGGCAGCGGTGGAACCTGAAACTGTTTCTTTCTCCTTTTTACAGGCTACCAGCAGAAATGCAGAAAATAAAATGATTAGGTATTTCATGTGTTGTGGTTTTAATATTTTTTAGCCTCTTGCTCTTTCCAGTAGGGTCATCATCAATAAAGAAAGGATTACCAGACTTTCTTCTTCATCATCAATATCGATCAGCCTGTCCAGCTGGAATCTTCTTCCGAAGAATGAAGGCATTTTTTTCAGTTTAAAATAAGCTTTCCCGTCAATTCCTGTTACCGTGTAAGACGGATTAAGGAAATATCCGGTAAACATCCCGATGATAGGAAGCTCACCCACAAAGCTGTCCCAGAATCTTACCCATGCGCTGTCTTCCTGAACTTTAAATTTCGGCTGATCATTAGCATCAAGAATATCATAGCTTGCTTTCCAGATAGAACGCATCCCTTTTCTTGCCAGTCTTCCGAAGTTTTTATTGTCAATAAGATCATTCAAAGAATAAGAAGCATTGAAATCAATCCATTTGTTGGCTCTGATCCGGAAAAGTTCCTTCGATTTGCTCTCATCATTGAAAACGATTACATCTTCCTTCAGTTTAAACATTTTCTGACGTACGTAAGCTACATAATTCCCGTTTTTGTCAGTAATGTTGAAGTCGCTTGCTAAGGTAGTGATTTTGAATTTGAAATCCAGCGGATAGTTAAGGTTGTTAAGTACCATGTTAGTTTATTTTTTTCATATTTAATTTAAGCCGCAAATATAAAGGTTTTTTTAGAGTTCTATGGTATCAGGCGGGATGGGAAATTTTAAAATATCAAAATGAGACATTAATTAAGTGGTCATTGGTCAATTTTTGTTTCGCAAAGTCAATAGTCAATCATCATTCTATAAAAATTCACAGGCGAAGCGAATTGACGATTCATCATTCACACTCAATTATCAACTTTAATCCTTATTTTTGTACTTATGGATTACCCAAGCAAAGTATTGGCAAAGGCGGTGGATGAGATCTCGGGATTGCCCGGTATCGGAAGAAAGACTGCTTTACGATTAGCATTACATTTATTGAAACAGCCTAATTCCAGAGCCGTGAGCCTTGGAAACTCCCTGATTAATCTTGTCAACGAAATAAAATACTGCAAAGAATGTCATAATTTCTCTGATTTTGACGTTTGTGAGATTTGCAGTAATGAGAAAAGAAGCGAAGAACTGGTCTGCATTGTTGAAGACGTAAGGGATGTTATTGCTATAGAAAATACAGGGAAATATACCGGCAGATACCTGATCCTGGGCGGCAAAATATCTCCGATGGAAGGAGTAGGGCCCGGTCAGCTGAATATTCCGAGTATTGAGAGAAAAGTGAATGAAGGTAAGGTAAAGGAATTTATTTTTGCCCTGAGTGCCACAATGGAAGGAGATACAACGGCCTATTATATTTATAAGAAATTTAAAAATGCTAATGTGAATTTTTCAAGCATTGCAAGAGGAATTTCGGTAGGGGATGAGCTGGAATACGCAGATGAAATCTCATTGGGAAGATCAATCATCAACAGATTACCATACAACGAAAAGGATTAATATGAAGCTGTCCGTTATTATTGTCAATTATAATGTAACCCAATTGCTGCGTAACTGTCTTTTATCGCTTCAGAAATATATACAGGAAGTAGAATATGAGATTTTGGTTATTGATAATGCTTCTGCAGACAGTTCGTGGAAGGAACTTATTCCTGAGTTTTCCGATGTACAGTTTATCGCTTCTGAAGTGAACGGAGGTTTTTCAAAAGCTAATAATCAGGCCATACAGAAAGCAAAGGGTGACTATCTGCTCCTTTTAAATCCTGACACGGAATTCGAAGGTTTTTATATGAAAGAACTTCTGGATTTCGCTGATTCCAAAACTGATTTCGGGTGTATGGGGGTACGGATGCATGATGCGGAAGGCAACTTTCTGCCGGAAAGCAAACGCTCAGTTCCGGACATGTTCAATTCGTTTGAAAAGCTGTTCACCAATTTCAGAAAAAACAATTCGAAATCCTA
This window of the Chryseobacterium arthrosphaerae genome carries:
- the pheS gene encoding phenylalanine--tRNA ligase subunit alpha, encoding MIEKIEELLIEVNSFNATSKEDIENFRIKYNGKKGVLNDFFEKFKEVPNDQKKEFGQKINTLKQAVAVKLEDLKNASASSIVLEKEDLTRPAFPLELGSRHPINLVKNRIIEIFKSIGFAVADGPEIEDDWHNFTALNLPEYHPARDMQDTFFIEQNPDILLRTHTSSVQTRYMEENQPPIRILSPGRVFRNEAISSRSHCIFHQIEGLYIDENVSFADLKQTIQFFTTELFGKSKIRMRPSFFPFTEPSAEIDVYWGLNSETDYRITKGTGWLEIMGCGMVDPAVLKNVNIDAEKYSGYAFGMGIERITMLLYQMSDIRMFFENDIRTLEQFKTL
- a CDS encoding DUF3108 domain-containing protein, with protein sequence MKKILNLFAVFIFFLGSAQIDNVADGESITLRIHYGFLNAGTANLTTQKTNYKGVPHLYVKGTGQTTGAVKAFFKVEDLYESFINTETGLPSFYVRNVREGSYRQHLETVFNHDNNTLILTDKKTPANGSKVLKSVKGVQDMLSCFYYLRSKSPDELKVGTIINMNVWIDDEMFPFQLKVIGTENLKTKFGTINCLKIIPSVKSGRVFKEKEGVTMWVSNDANHVPMLLKAELAVGSLKASIDGYKNVKYPLKFTK
- a CDS encoding NAD(P)/FAD-dependent oxidoreductase, giving the protein MITTDILIIGAGPTGLFAVFEAGLLKMKCHIIDALPQPGGQLAELYPKKPIFDIPGYPSVNAGELVDNLMEQIKQFQPGFTLGETAVSYTKVDEEWFEVVTNKGTVHRCKAIAIAGGLGTFEPRKPTFENVADYEEKGLEYFVKEPEHFRNKKVVIAGGGDSALDWSIFLSNVASEVTLIHRRNEFRGALDSVEKVQDLKNQGKIKLITPAEVTGIKGDGKVEAITVEKEGEEAYDIETDYFIPLFGLTPKLGEIGNWGLNIEKNAIVVNNALDYQTNIDGIYAIGDINTYPGKLKLILCGFHEATLMCQSVYNRLNPGKKFVLKYTTVSGVDGFDGSRKEAEKAVVKKID
- a CDS encoding 2Fe-2S iron-sulfur cluster-binding family protein, which produces MSDINIKITDREGVTHDVVAPTDMSMNLMEIIRSYELAEEGTIGVCGGMAMCASCQVYVINDPGLEPMGDEEDAMLAEAFHVKDNSRLGCQLHIVDEMEGLEVEIAPYP
- a CDS encoding LOG family protein, which translates into the protein MKSITVFCGSSFGTDKIYEEQAFLLGQTLAKQDIQLIYGGSQTGLMGTVANGALSENGKVTGVLPHFLQAKEIAHKNLTELVLVETMHERKTRMSELCDGVIVLPGGYGTLEEFFEMITWAQLGLHKKPIAILNIDGFYNDLINLVQTMVDKGFLKQINRDMLLISDRIDDLLEKMRNYQAPTVGKWISKEEI
- a CDS encoding aminoacyl-histidine dipeptidase, producing the protein MELSNIEPQIIWKNFSKLNAVPRPSKKEEKVIAFIKGFGEDLGLETTVDEVGNVIIKKPATAGMENRKSIVLQSHLDMVCQKNNDVNFDFETEGIKMEIDGDWVKAKGTTLGADNGLGVATIMSVLESSDIPHPALEALFTIDEETGMTGAIGLKPGQLTGDILLNLDTEEDDEIDIGCAGGVDVTITQNYATEAPKGQIVRIEVKGLQGGHSGMDIHKGFGNANIILGRLLYKGIENQNVELISVDGGGLRNAIPREAVAIISVRNAQEFIQDATVLKKEILEEFASVEAGIQINIENSTSSEKAISEEDSKKVILTLKALHNGVYRMSPDVADLVEASNNVARVELKGGELKILNLTRSSVDSSKYSTAEQLKSVAELAGMNVVFSGSYPGWKPKPGSEIVKIMEKIYTEKFGDKPHVVACHAGLECGIIGANYPEMEMVSFGPTIRGAHSPEEKANIPSAQKFWSFLKDILANIPQK
- a CDS encoding LURP-one-related/scramblase family protein, translated to MVLNNLNYPLDFKFKITTLASDFNITDKNGNYVAYVRQKMFKLKEDVIVFNDESKSKELFRIRANKWIDFNASYSLNDLIDNKNFGRLARKGMRSIWKASYDILDANDQPKFKVQEDSAWVRFWDSFVGELPIIGMFTGYFLNPSYTVTGIDGKAYFKLKKMPSFFGRRFQLDRLIDIDDEEESLVILSLLMMTLLERARG
- the recR gene encoding recombination mediator RecR, coding for MDYPSKVLAKAVDEISGLPGIGRKTALRLALHLLKQPNSRAVSLGNSLINLVNEIKYCKECHNFSDFDVCEICSNEKRSEELVCIVEDVRDVIAIENTGKYTGRYLILGGKISPMEGVGPGQLNIPSIERKVNEGKVKEFIFALSATMEGDTTAYYIYKKFKNANVNFSSIARGISVGDELEYADEISLGRSIINRLPYNEKD
- a CDS encoding glycosyltransferase family 2 protein translates to MNMKLSVIIVNYNVTQLLRNCLLSLQKYIQEVEYEILVIDNASADSSWKELIPEFSDVQFIASEVNGGFSKANNQAIQKAKGDYLLLLNPDTEFEGFYMKELLDFADSKTDFGCMGVRMHDAEGNFLPESKRSVPDMFNSFEKLFTNFRKNNSKSYYRNDLEENEIAEVEVITGAFLLAKKEVYQKIGGLDEAYFMYGEDIDLCYTFLRNGYKNFYYGKASILHHKGESTIRDEVYLQRFYGAMQIFIDKYYKDSKPMQYSFLKAGLKLRHQIEKIRLK